In a single window of the Rhizobium tropici CIAT 899 genome:
- a CDS encoding efflux RND transporter periplasmic adaptor subunit, giving the protein MSKAKASTSERAPIPVQTATAAIKNLPVVRSGLGVVSPLTAVDVKVRVDGQLQHIAFAEGQDVKAGDVLATIDPRPYAAAVAQAQADYDKELAQLDQAKIDEARAQKLTTTGSGTTQAAQTAAAQVKVMDATAASGKAALDTAKLNLEFATITAPIAGRVGLRQQQEGGILRTTDATGVVTVTQMRPISVEFTLTQDDLPDLVAGQAKGQLTVSAYSRDGAKHLADGKLNAIDSQVDSSTGMVKLKAVFANDDLSLWPGELVTANITLRTDPNSTVVPSSAIQNGQTGPYVFVVKPGNKVSAASVTTGIAYSGLTAVTQGISSGETVVTSGQSRLADGTVVSTQGPDGKKLAAAGEGAVQ; this is encoded by the coding sequence TTGAGCAAAGCCAAAGCATCGACATCCGAACGCGCGCCGATCCCGGTGCAGACCGCAACGGCTGCAATAAAAAATCTACCCGTCGTGCGCAGTGGTCTCGGTGTGGTTTCCCCGTTGACCGCCGTGGATGTGAAGGTTCGCGTCGACGGCCAGCTCCAGCATATCGCCTTCGCTGAGGGACAGGACGTCAAGGCTGGAGATGTCCTTGCGACAATCGATCCTCGCCCCTACGCGGCAGCCGTGGCACAGGCACAGGCGGACTACGACAAGGAGCTGGCCCAGCTCGATCAGGCCAAGATCGACGAGGCTCGGGCACAAAAGCTAACGACCACGGGCAGCGGCACGACCCAGGCTGCCCAGACGGCGGCCGCGCAAGTCAAGGTCATGGATGCCACGGCCGCATCGGGAAAGGCAGCGCTCGATACCGCGAAACTCAATCTGGAGTTCGCAACCATCACGGCACCGATCGCTGGCAGGGTAGGTCTGCGCCAGCAGCAGGAAGGAGGCATCCTGCGTACAACCGATGCGACGGGCGTAGTGACCGTCACGCAGATGCGCCCCATCTCCGTCGAATTCACGCTGACGCAGGATGATCTTCCCGATCTGGTTGCGGGACAGGCAAAGGGACAGCTGACCGTCTCGGCATATAGCCGCGACGGCGCCAAGCATCTGGCCGACGGAAAACTAAATGCGATAGACAGCCAAGTGGATTCATCGACCGGCATGGTGAAATTGAAGGCCGTGTTTGCAAACGATGACCTGTCGCTTTGGCCCGGAGAGCTGGTGACGGCAAACATAACCCTGCGCACCGATCCGAATTCGACGGTCGTGCCATCCTCGGCGATACAGAACGGGCAGACAGGTCCGTACGTCTTCGTCGTAAAGCCGGGCAACAAGGTTTCCGCCGCCTCAGTGACCACCGGCATTGCTTACTCGGGCCTCACCGCGGTCACACAAGGCATCTCCAGTGGCGAGACCGTTGTCACCTCAGGCCAGTCCCGGCTTGCCGATGGAACCGTCGTCTCCACGCAAGGTCCTGACGGTAAGAAGCTGGCCGCTGCCGGCGAGGGGGCGGTCCAATGA
- a CDS encoding efflux RND transporter permease subunit, which produces MNLSQIFIQRRVGTCLLAAGLLIVGSIAYGLLPIASLPQVDFPTIQISSSLPGASAETMATSVATPLENQLSTISGVSQMTSTSSSGRTSIALQFDLNRDINAAAQDVQAAISAASGQLPKDLPAAPTFHKSNPAEATILTLALTSDRIPTTELDHYAEDIIAQQVSQMNGVGLVDYHGPQRPAIRIQLDPDKVAARGLTMEDIRSAVGLQTVNQPKGQLAGNGRTVVLDATDQIMDVPAFRSMVIAYKNGSPIRAEDLGTVVSAPEDVNQAAWLQDTRSVMLDVHKMAGSNVLDTIQGIKAKLPQMEAGLPAGIKLSVVADRSGMIQSSVDDVKVTILITIGLVVLVIFSFLRNLWATIIPAATIPLSLIGTFAVMYLAGYSLDNLSLMGLTIAVGFVVDDAIVVIENVMRHVEEGKSALDAAVEGSREVGFTIVSMTVSLVAVFIPILLMSGIVGRLFREFAVTISVAIMISGLVSLTVTPMMCAWLIKHDHDKSHGAFFRWSEAFFEKCTAGYGRALDLVLRSRMIVLVVAVATMAVTGWLYVSIQKGFIPQQDTGWVQGQAQAATDISFADMSTKMQELAHTVMADPAVDNVAYWINPSPSASVGQLQINLKPIGTRSPASAVLSRLRTATAGLEGLTVGLQVRQDVQIGGRSSASQYQYTLQDPDTAELDLWAAKMTKVLKGLPELQDVISDKQQAATSLTLDIDRSTASRLGVSVSQIDQTLYDAFGQRQIATMYTQVSQYHVVMELAPQFALSPEALSHLYVKSSTTGKLVPLSMLGSLKTGVLPVSINHQGSLPATTISFNLRPGSALSDAVTAIKAAETRAAMPATVIGTFQGTAQAFQDSLRSQPWLILAAIVAVYIVLGVLYESAVHPLTIISTLPSAGLGALLALKLANLDLSIMGMIGIILLIGIVKKNAIMMIDFALVAERTQKLAPQDAIRQACMLRFRPIMMTTLAALFGAVPLALGTGPGSELRVPLGIAIVGGLIVSQALTLFTTPVIYLAFDSLRGRATRQPSRLQAAIGSFR; this is translated from the coding sequence ATGAACCTTTCACAAATCTTCATCCAGCGCAGGGTCGGAACCTGCCTCCTGGCTGCCGGACTTCTGATCGTCGGCTCCATCGCCTACGGCTTGTTACCCATAGCGTCGCTGCCTCAGGTCGATTTTCCGACCATCCAGATCTCAAGTTCTCTTCCCGGCGCGAGTGCCGAGACAATGGCGACATCGGTTGCGACACCGCTGGAAAATCAACTTTCGACAATCTCGGGTGTATCCCAGATGACGTCGACGAGTTCGTCCGGGCGAACCTCGATTGCGCTGCAATTCGATCTCAACAGGGATATCAATGCCGCCGCGCAGGACGTTCAGGCCGCGATCAGCGCCGCAAGCGGCCAATTGCCCAAGGATCTGCCGGCCGCTCCCACCTTCCATAAGAGCAATCCGGCGGAAGCGACGATCCTCACCCTGGCGCTCACATCCGACCGCATTCCCACGACCGAGCTCGATCACTATGCGGAAGATATCATCGCGCAGCAGGTTTCGCAGATGAATGGCGTGGGCCTTGTGGACTACCATGGCCCCCAGCGGCCGGCGATCCGCATACAGCTCGATCCGGACAAGGTTGCGGCGCGGGGATTGACGATGGAGGATATTCGAAGCGCCGTCGGCCTTCAGACCGTCAATCAGCCCAAGGGGCAGCTGGCCGGCAACGGACGGACAGTCGTTCTCGATGCGACCGACCAAATCATGGACGTCCCTGCATTTCGTTCGATGGTGATTGCCTATAAGAACGGCTCGCCCATTCGCGCGGAGGATCTCGGAACGGTGGTCTCTGCTCCGGAGGACGTCAACCAGGCGGCCTGGCTGCAGGATACGCGGTCGGTGATGCTGGATGTCCATAAAATGGCCGGTTCAAACGTGCTTGATACCATTCAGGGCATCAAGGCGAAGCTACCACAAATGGAGGCAGGGCTGCCGGCCGGGATCAAGCTGTCGGTTGTCGCGGACAGGTCGGGCATGATCCAGTCCTCGGTCGATGACGTCAAGGTAACGATCCTCATCACGATCGGCCTGGTCGTGCTGGTGATCTTCAGTTTTCTGCGAAATCTGTGGGCGACGATCATTCCGGCGGCAACTATTCCGCTGTCCTTGATTGGTACTTTTGCCGTCATGTATCTCGCCGGCTACAGCCTCGATAATCTCTCGCTCATGGGATTGACCATCGCCGTCGGGTTTGTGGTCGATGACGCCATCGTGGTCATCGAAAATGTGATGCGACATGTCGAAGAGGGAAAGTCCGCTCTCGACGCCGCTGTCGAGGGATCGCGAGAGGTGGGCTTTACCATCGTTTCGATGACTGTCTCGCTGGTTGCCGTTTTCATTCCCATCCTGCTGATGAGCGGGATTGTCGGTCGCCTTTTCCGTGAATTTGCCGTGACGATCAGCGTGGCGATCATGATATCTGGGCTTGTTTCGCTGACCGTCACTCCGATGATGTGCGCCTGGTTGATCAAGCATGATCACGACAAATCGCACGGTGCATTCTTCCGCTGGTCGGAGGCATTCTTCGAAAAATGCACGGCGGGATATGGAAGAGCGCTCGATCTCGTTCTTCGCAGCCGCATGATAGTGCTTGTCGTCGCTGTCGCCACGATGGCGGTGACGGGCTGGCTTTACGTTTCCATCCAGAAGGGCTTCATTCCGCAACAGGATACGGGATGGGTTCAAGGGCAGGCGCAGGCTGCAACCGACATATCCTTTGCGGATATGTCGACGAAGATGCAGGAACTCGCGCATACCGTTATGGCCGACCCCGCCGTTGATAACGTCGCCTATTGGATCAACCCCAGTCCATCGGCCAGCGTCGGCCAGCTTCAGATCAATCTGAAGCCGATCGGCACGCGAAGCCCAGCATCTGCAGTGCTGTCGCGTCTGCGAACGGCGACGGCGGGCTTGGAGGGACTGACGGTCGGCCTGCAGGTTCGTCAGGATGTCCAGATCGGTGGACGGTCTTCCGCTTCGCAATACCAATACACGCTTCAAGATCCGGATACGGCGGAGCTCGATCTATGGGCAGCGAAAATGACCAAGGTTTTGAAGGGGCTTCCCGAGCTGCAGGATGTGATTTCCGACAAGCAGCAGGCTGCAACCAGCCTCACGCTCGATATAGATCGCTCAACGGCGTCCAGGCTCGGCGTCAGCGTTTCCCAGATCGATCAAACGCTTTACGATGCTTTCGGGCAACGCCAGATCGCGACGATGTACACGCAGGTCAGCCAATACCACGTCGTGATGGAGCTTGCGCCGCAGTTCGCCCTATCGCCGGAGGCGCTGTCGCACCTCTATGTCAAGTCTTCCACCACCGGCAAGCTTGTTCCGCTCAGCATGCTTGGATCGCTGAAGACAGGCGTTCTGCCTGTTTCCATAAATCACCAGGGGTCCCTTCCGGCAACGACGATCTCTTTCAACCTGAGACCGGGCAGCGCCCTCAGCGATGCTGTGACGGCGATCAAGGCGGCGGAGACGAGAGCCGCCATGCCGGCAACCGTCATCGGCACTTTCCAAGGGACGGCGCAGGCATTCCAGGATTCGCTGCGAAGCCAGCCATGGCTCATTCTAGCCGCCATCGTAGCGGTCTACATCGTGCTGGGCGTCCTCTATGAGAGCGCCGTGCATCCGCTGACGATCATCTCCACGCTGCCGTCCGCAGGCCTTGGAGCCCTGCTGGCCCTGAAACTGGCCAATCTGGACCTGTCCATCATGGGGATGATCGGCATCATTCTGTTGATCGGCATCGTCAAGAAGAATGCGATCATGATGATCGACTTTGCGCTTGTTGCCGAACGAACGCAGAAGCTGGCGCCACAAGATGCCATAAGACAGGCCTGCATGCTGCGGTTCCGACCCATCATGATGACGACGCTTGCGGCATTGTTCGGAGCAGTTCCGCTGGCATTGGGAACCGGACCTGGATCGGAATTGCGCGTCCCTCTAGGCATCGCGATCGTCGGCGGCCTGATCGTCTCGCAGGCGCTGACTTTGTTCACCACACCCGTCATCTATCTCGCATTCGACAGTTTGCGGGGCAGGGCGACAAGGCAGCCGTCGCGTCTGCAGGCGGCGATTGGGTCATTCCGATGA
- a CDS encoding ABC transporter substrate-binding protein: MRASSILRYSAAFSLAVAAAGFAATAAQAADKISIMVGGYEKQIYLPAKLAEGLGYFKDEGLNVELLNEPAGVDAENEMLAGAVQGVVGFYDHCIDLQGKGKFVESVVQFSQAPGEVELVSAKHPEIKSPADFKGKNLGVTGLGSSTNFLTQYLAIKAGLKLGEFTSVPVGAGQTFIAAMQQDAIQAGMTTEPTVSRLLKTGEAKILIDMRTMAGTRAALGGTYPAASLYMQESWVKDHKDEVQKLANAFVKTLHFINTHSAAEIADKMPKDFYVGDKEGYVKALENGKAMFTPDGVMPEDGPKTVLAVLSEFSKNVQGKAIDLSKTYTTEFVKKAM; this comes from the coding sequence ATGCGTGCATCCAGCATTCTCAGATATTCCGCGGCTTTTTCCCTTGCGGTAGCCGCCGCCGGGTTTGCGGCAACGGCGGCACAGGCAGCTGACAAGATTTCCATCATGGTGGGCGGTTACGAAAAGCAGATCTATCTGCCGGCCAAGCTTGCCGAAGGGCTTGGCTACTTCAAGGATGAAGGTCTGAACGTCGAGCTTCTCAACGAGCCCGCGGGTGTTGATGCGGAAAACGAAATGCTCGCAGGCGCCGTCCAAGGCGTCGTCGGCTTCTACGATCATTGCATCGACCTCCAGGGCAAAGGCAAGTTTGTCGAATCCGTCGTGCAGTTCAGCCAGGCGCCGGGCGAAGTCGAGCTGGTGTCGGCCAAGCATCCGGAAATCAAATCCCCCGCCGACTTCAAGGGCAAAAACCTCGGCGTCACCGGCCTTGGTTCCTCGACCAACTTCCTGACGCAGTATCTGGCCATCAAGGCCGGCCTGAAGCTGGGGGAATTCACCTCCGTTCCGGTCGGTGCCGGCCAGACCTTTATCGCCGCCATGCAGCAGGATGCCATTCAGGCCGGCATGACGACCGAGCCGACGGTCTCGCGTCTCCTGAAGACCGGCGAAGCCAAGATTCTCATCGACATGCGCACGATGGCCGGGACAAGGGCCGCTCTAGGCGGGACCTATCCCGCTGCGTCACTTTATATGCAGGAGTCGTGGGTCAAGGATCACAAGGACGAGGTGCAGAAGCTTGCGAATGCTTTCGTCAAGACGCTGCATTTCATCAACACCCATTCGGCCGCCGAGATCGCCGACAAGATGCCGAAAGACTTCTATGTCGGCGACAAGGAAGGCTATGTGAAGGCGCTTGAAAACGGTAAGGCGATGTTCACGCCCGATGGCGTGATGCCGGAAGACGGCCCGAAAACCGTTCTTGCCGTGCTTTCCGAGTTCTCCAAGAACGTGCAGGGCAAGGCGATCGATCTGTCAAAGACCTACACGACGGAATTCGTCAAGAAGGCCATGTAA
- a CDS encoding alkaline phosphatase family protein, with the protein MYRFMVSLLLGTSLPCLAAAAPANAKPYEHVLLISVDGLHAVDLANYIAAHPQSTMAALQKTGVFYPNAVTTNPSDSFPGLVAQVTGGTPAVTGVYYDDSFDRSYFAADSKCQGNPGTEVNFAETIDVDDTRLDGGGTPGKPMTQIDPAKLPRTLANGECKPVFPHDFVRVNNVFEIVHQHGGGTAWSDKHPAYEWLNGPSGKGVDDLYALEQDSLIPGSKVKTTGSFKAEREFDEAHVKAVLNEIKGLDSTGANKEPVPALFGLNLQAVSVGQKLPKAGPGDEAGLIGGYADANGTPNNGLALQLDYVDHALGELVGALHDNKLDDTTLVVIASKHGQSPIDPSKFQPTDEDPYTKIPGYAFHIADDASLIWLKPDERAKSLAAATEYLKDQGKTLGIGQVLTSNQVALAYQDPASDTRAPDFIVTVNPGVVYTGGKKIAEHGGSNANDRNVALLLSNPSISPRTITALVQTTQVAPTVLQALGYDPKELQAVQKEATQALPGTPF; encoded by the coding sequence ATGTATAGATTTATGGTCAGTCTTTTGCTCGGGACGTCGCTGCCCTGCCTGGCGGCTGCAGCTCCGGCGAACGCCAAGCCCTATGAACATGTGTTGTTGATTTCGGTCGACGGTCTGCACGCAGTGGATTTGGCGAATTACATTGCGGCCCATCCGCAAAGCACGATGGCAGCTCTTCAGAAGACCGGCGTGTTTTACCCGAACGCCGTCACCACCAATCCCTCGGATTCGTTCCCAGGTCTGGTCGCGCAAGTGACCGGTGGCACCCCCGCTGTGACGGGTGTCTATTATGATGATTCCTTCGATCGCAGCTATTTTGCCGCAGACTCGAAATGCCAGGGCAATCCGGGTACCGAGGTCAATTTCGCCGAGACCATAGACGTCGACGATACCCGCCTCGATGGCGGCGGCACACCCGGCAAACCGATGACGCAGATTGATCCGGCCAAGCTGCCACGCACGCTGGCGAACGGCGAATGCAAGCCGGTATTCCCTCACGACTTCGTCCGTGTGAACAACGTGTTCGAGATCGTGCACCAGCATGGCGGCGGTACTGCCTGGAGCGACAAGCATCCTGCCTATGAATGGCTCAATGGGCCATCCGGCAAGGGTGTCGACGATCTGTATGCGCTCGAACAGGATTCGCTCATTCCCGGCAGCAAGGTGAAAACCACCGGCAGCTTCAAGGCTGAGCGGGAATTTGACGAGGCTCATGTGAAAGCCGTGCTCAATGAAATCAAAGGGCTCGACAGCACGGGTGCGAATAAGGAGCCCGTTCCGGCACTGTTTGGCTTGAATCTGCAGGCCGTCAGCGTTGGGCAGAAATTGCCGAAAGCAGGGCCTGGCGATGAGGCCGGTCTGATCGGCGGCTATGCAGATGCCAACGGCACGCCGAACAACGGGCTGGCGCTGCAACTTGATTACGTCGACCACGCCTTGGGCGAGTTGGTCGGCGCCTTGCACGATAATAAGCTCGACGACACCACGCTCGTTGTCATTGCGTCGAAACACGGCCAGTCACCGATCGATCCGTCGAAGTTCCAACCGACCGACGAAGATCCGTACACAAAAATCCCGGGCTATGCCTTCCACATCGCCGACGATGCATCGTTGATCTGGCTGAAGCCGGACGAGCGGGCAAAATCACTGGCCGCCGCAACCGAGTACCTGAAGGATCAGGGCAAGACGCTCGGCATCGGCCAGGTGCTGACCAGCAATCAGGTGGCGTTGGCCTACCAGGACCCGGCCAGCGACACGCGCGCGCCCGATTTCATCGTGACCGTCAATCCCGGCGTGGTCTATACGGGTGGCAAGAAAATCGCTGAACATGGTGGCAGCAATGCCAATGACCGCAACGTGGCGCTGCTTCTGAGCAATCCGTCGATCTCCCCGCGCACGATCACAGCGCTGGTGCAGACGACGCAGGTGGCGCCGACGGTCCTGCAGGCACTTGGTTACGATCCGAAGGAATTGCAGGCGGTTCAGAAAGAGGCGACGCAAGCACTGCCTGGCACGCCTTTCTAA